The following proteins are encoded in a genomic region of Zea mays cultivar B73 chromosome 9, Zm-B73-REFERENCE-NAM-5.0, whole genome shotgun sequence:
- the LOC100382095 gene encoding uncharacterized protein isoform X1: MDLKRTLDVEEEVVDGDEDELACCPDAKRRRTFVDSSMQEAIGAQYMQRHLPKLEPFLRRVVQEEVHNVLIRHIDSAHRLPLQLKTSSKRYKLQFQGNLPQTLFTGNRVEAESKQPLRLVLTDATTGQTVASGPMSSMKVELLVLDGDFNADERLVEHSEKEFSESVVFEREGKRPLLSGEVVVVLEKGAASIRDISFTDNSSWIRSRKFRLGARMSRASSIEERVLEAVSNPFLVKDHRGEVYKKHHPPALADDVWRLEKIGKDGVFHKKLADFGIHTVQDFLRNLVMDQYGLRSLLGSGMSNKMWESTVEHARECVLDDRLYSYCSGHGTVLLFNCVYEVVGVLVGGHCFTLSALTPTQKALVGQLQQDAYKFPDRIAEFKVQSQSAGVEQPPAAVESPPSVPGAQVLGLPHGVVQVQPSAGAPSAHDLLLSPRLLQHQQQPLSEAALEDVLQSASAAHQLDAAEPWFPSFGAGGFDARDPFDVQFGGGSQPCGLLLSSTGARL, encoded by the exons ATGGACCTGAAGAGGACGCTTGACGtggaggaggaggtggtggacGGCGACGAGGACGAGCTCGCCTGCTGTCCCGACGCCAAGCGCCGCCGGACGTTCGTCGA TAGCTCGATGCAGGAGGCCATTGGCGCGCAGTACATGCAGAGGCATCTGCCCAAGCTGGAGCCATTTCTGCGCAGAGTC GTGCAGGAGGAGGTGCACAATGTTCTTATCCGACACATCGATTCCGCACACAG GCTCCCGCTCCAGCTAAAGACAAGCAGCAAGCGGTACAAGCTGCAGTTCCAGGGAAACCTGCCGCAGACGCTTTTCACGGGCAACAGGGTGGAGGCGGAGAGCAAGCAGCCGCTCCGGCTAGTCCTGACCGACGCTACCACCGGCCAGACGGTCGCCTCCGGGCCCATGTCCTCGATGAAGGTCGAGCTCCTCGTCCTCGACGGCGACTTCAACGCCGACGAGCGGCTGGTGGAGCACAGCGAGAAGGAGTTCAGCGAGAGCGTCGTGTTCGAGAGGGAAGGCAAGAGGCCGCTCTTGTCCGGCGAGGTGGTGGTCGTGCTCGAGAAGGGCGCTGCCTCCATCCGCGACATCTCCTTCACGGATAACTCCAGCTGGATACGGAGCCGCAAGTTCAGGCTCGGCGCCAGGATGTCCAGGGCTAGCTCCATCGAAGAGCGGGTGCTGGAAGCCGTGAGCAACCCGTTCCTAGTGAAGGATCACCGTGGAGAAG TGTACAAGAAGCACCATCCACCTGCATTAGCCGACGACGTGTGGCGTCTGGAGAAGATCGGGAAAGACGGCGTGTTCCACAAGAAGCTGGCGGACTTCGGAATCCACACTGTTCAAGACTTCCTCAGGAACCTGGTGATGGATCAGTACGGACTGCGCAGC TTGCTTGGCAGCGGCATGTCGAACAAGATGTGGGAGTCCACGGTGGAGCACGCCCGGGAGTGCGTGCTGGACGACAGGCTCTACTCCTACTGCAGCGGGCACGGGACCGTCCTCCTGTTCAACTGCGTCTACGAAGTCGTCGGCGTGCTCGTCGGGGGCCACTGCTTCACCTTGAGCGCTCTCACCCCGACACAGAAG GCGCTGGTTGGGCAGCTGCAGCAGGACGCGTACAAGTTCCCGGACCGCATAGCCGAGTTCAAGGTGCAGTCGCAGAGCGCCGGCGTGGAGCAGCCACCCGCCGCGGTCGAGTCCCCGCCGTCCGTGCCCGGGGCGCAGGTGCTCGGCCTCCCGCACGGTGTCGTCCAGGTCCAGCCCTCAGCAGGCGCGCCGAGTGCCCATGACCTGCTGCTGAGCCCGCGGCTCCTCCAGCACCAGCAGCAGCCGCTCAGCGAGGCGGCCCTGGAGGACGTGCTGCAGTCGGCCAGCGCCGCGCACCAGCTCGACGCCGCCGAGCCTTGGTTCCCTTCGTTTGGGGCGGGCGGGTTCGATGCGCGGGACCCGTTCGACGTGCAGTTCGGCGGCGGGTCGCAGCCGTGCGGGCTGCTGCTCTCCAGCACCGGCGCCAGGTTGTGA
- the LOC100283184 gene encoding Probable protein phosphatase 2C 33, whose product MAFAASEGNLSPALPLATLIGRELRGDGTERPHVRYGHSGFAKRGEDYFLVKPDCLRVPGDPSSSFSVFAVFDGHNGVSAAVFSKEKLLEHVMSAVPEGISREDWLQALPRALVAGFVKTDIDFQRKGETSGTTATLVVVDGFTVTVASVGDSRCILDTQGGEVSLLTVDHRLEENAEERERVTASGGEVSRLNLCGGQEVGPLRCWPGGLCLSRSIGDTDVGEFIVPIPHVKQVKLPNTGGRLIIASDGIWDALSSESAAQACRGLRAELAAKLVVKQALKTSGLKDDTTCVVVDIIPSDHCSTPPALSPKKNQNKLKHLIFGKRSHSSVGKLSKSASLGSVEEIFEEGSAMLEERLGSNFPPKANLPPFRCAICQVDQEPFEGLMTDNVGGCCSTPSTPWGGPYLCSGCRKKKDAMEGKRSNRSTTCR is encoded by the exons ATGGCGTTCGCCGCCAGCGAGGGAAATCTTTCCCCGGCGCTGCCCCTGGCCACTCTGATCGGCCGCGAGCTCCGCGGCGACGGTACCGAGCGCCCGCACGTGCGCTACGGCCACTCTGGCTTCGCCAAGCGCGGCGAGGACTACTTCCTCGTCAAGCCCGACTGCCTCCGCGTCCCCGGAGACCCTTCCTCCTCTTTCTCCGTCTTCGCT GTATTCGACGGCCACAATGGCGTGTCGGCGGCGGTGTTCAGCAAGGAGAAATTGCTGGAGCACGTGATGAGCGCGGTGCCCGAGGGCATCAGTCGCGAGGACTGGCTACAGGCGCTGCCGCGCGCGCTCGTCGCAGGATTCGTCAAGACAGACATTGACTTCCAGCGCAAGG GTGAGACGTCAGGAACGACGGCGACACTTGTTGTGGTTGATGGGTTCACGGTCACTGTGGCGTCGGTGGGAGATTCTAGGTGCATTCTGGATACACAGGGAGGCGAGGTCTCATTGCTGACTGTGGATCACCGGCTAGAGGAGAATGCAGAGGAGCGTGAGCGCGTCACAGCGAGTGGAGGAGAGGTCAGCCGGCTTAATCTCTGTGGTGGACAGGAG GTGGGTCCTCTCCGATGCTGGCCAGGTGGATTGTGCCTTTCAAGGTCAATTGGGGATACTGATGTCGGCGAGTTCATTGTACCGATTCCACATGTCAAGCAAGTGAAG CTCCCAAATACTGGTGGAAGACTAATAATTGCATCAGATGGAATATGGGACGCTCTGTCCTCAGAGAGTGCTGCTCAGGCGTGCCGGGGATTACGTGCAGAACTGGCTGCAAAACTTGTTGTTAAG CAAGCTCTGAAGACAAGTGGGCTGAAAGATGACACCACATGTGTGGTTGTCGACATCATCCCATCTGATCATTGTTCAACACCACCAGCATTGTCTCCAAAGAAAAATCAGAACAAGTTGAAGCATCTTATTTTTGGTAAAAGGTCTCATAGTTCTGttggaaagctcagcaaatctGCTTCATTGGGTTCAGTGGAAGAAATATTCGAGGAGGGATCTGCAATGTTGGAAGAAAG GTTGGGAAGTAATTTTCCACCAAAAGCAAATCTGCCTCCATTTCGCTGTGCAATCTGCCAAGTGGACCAAGAGCCATTCGAAGGTTTAATGACGGACAATGTAGGTGGCTGCTGCTCAACCCCATCAACACCATGGGGTGGTCCTTATCTTTGCTCAGGCTGtaggaaaaagaaggacgcgatgGAAGGTAAACGATCGAATCGTTCAACGACGTGCAGGTGA